One window of the Runella slithyformis DSM 19594 genome contains the following:
- a CDS encoding YncE family protein: MKPSRSAFLKSLLLLSMCILFWGNTIPTERQDAKAVRRYLYVATPGIRNYLEYGGHGLLVYDMDDHYRLVKRIPTAGLDADGKPLNVKGICASMATNSIYISTIQTLQCIDLTTEKIKWERKYDEGCDRMAISPDGKTIYLPTFEKEYWSVVDAATGDVKQKIVLNSGAHNTIFGLNGKEVYLAGLRSPYLTVVNAQKPTETRQVGPFSASIRPFTVNGKQTLCYVNVNELLGFEIGDLRTGKMLHRVEVSGFQKGPVKRHACPSHGVGLTPDEKEVWVVDGANQHVHFFDATVMPSRQIGSLPLRDQPGWITFSLDGKHAFPSTGEIIDVTTHKIIATLKDENGQGVHSEKVIEIQFNGQKPVKSGDQFGLGRVR, from the coding sequence ATGAAACCATCCCGATCCGCTTTTCTGAAGTCATTGCTGCTTTTGTCAATGTGCATCCTTTTTTGGGGAAACACGATTCCCACCGAAAGGCAGGATGCTAAAGCCGTCAGGCGCTATCTGTACGTGGCCACTCCCGGGATTCGAAACTATTTGGAATACGGGGGGCACGGTTTGTTGGTCTATGACATGGATGACCATTATCGACTCGTAAAACGCATTCCGACGGCGGGCTTGGATGCCGATGGAAAGCCCCTCAACGTCAAAGGAATCTGTGCAAGTATGGCTACCAACAGTATCTATATCAGCACCATACAAACGTTGCAATGCATTGATCTGACCACTGAGAAAATAAAATGGGAGCGAAAATACGACGAAGGCTGCGACCGCATGGCTATCTCTCCCGACGGTAAAACCATTTATTTGCCTACCTTTGAAAAAGAGTACTGGTCAGTAGTCGATGCCGCCACAGGTGACGTAAAACAGAAAATCGTTTTGAATTCAGGCGCGCACAATACGATCTTCGGATTAAACGGTAAAGAAGTCTATCTGGCGGGGTTACGTTCCCCGTATTTGACGGTTGTAAATGCCCAAAAACCAACCGAAACACGTCAGGTAGGGCCGTTCAGTGCATCCATTCGCCCATTTACCGTCAATGGTAAACAAACGTTGTGTTATGTCAATGTGAATGAGTTGCTCGGCTTTGAAATAGGCGATCTCAGAACGGGTAAAATGCTGCACCGCGTAGAGGTCAGCGGCTTTCAGAAAGGGCCCGTCAAACGGCACGCCTGCCCGAGTCACGGGGTGGGGCTAACGCCCGATGAAAAGGAGGTCTGGGTAGTTGACGGGGCCAACCAACACGTGCATTTTTTTGATGCAACGGTCATGCCTTCCCGTCAGATCGGCAGCCTGCCCTTAAGGGACCAACCGGGGTGGATCACGTTCAGTTTGGACGGAAAACACGCATTTCCTTCTACGGGGGAGATCATTGACGTGACCACACACAAAATCATTGCTACCCTGAAAGATGAGAACGGGCAGGGAGTTCACAGCGAAAAGGTCATTGAAATACAGTTTAACGGTCAAAAGCCCGTTAAATCGGGCGACCAATTTGGGTTAGGAAGAGTACGATAA
- a CDS encoding VF530 family protein, whose translation MEAKQTIYRFLTMSLLLCFYEISLSKNTVAGFPMTVLSKFSILLYLCLMQNPQANNPLHGITLEMMLNHLVAHYGWETMSEYVNIRCFQYDPSIKSSLTFLRKTPWARAKVEQLYLMSLND comes from the coding sequence TTGGAGGCAAAACAAACCATTTATCGTTTCCTGACGATGAGCCTTTTGTTATGTTTTTATGAAATATCACTGTCGAAGAATACCGTAGCGGGTTTTCCGATGACGGTTTTATCAAAATTCTCTATTCTGTTGTATCTTTGCCTTATGCAAAATCCGCAAGCCAATAATCCCCTTCACGGCATCACCCTCGAAATGATGCTGAATCATTTGGTAGCTCATTATGGGTGGGAAACCATGAGTGAATACGTCAATATCCGCTGTTTTCAGTACGACCCGAGCATCAAATCCAGTTTGACTTTCTTACGCAAAACTCCTTGGGCAAGAGCAAAGGTCGAACAACTGTATCTGATGAGTCTGAACGATTAG
- a CDS encoding alkaline phosphatase — translation MKHFFLAAFIASLTSLSGLSQITYTAANVHSHNDYAQAKPFFGAYALQCGAIEADVYFKDGELMVAHQPDEIKPERTLHALYLQPLAARHREGLIYPLQLLIDLKTPAVPALETLINHLNRLPYVFGNSKPVKVVISGNMPSPNDFAKYPAWVSFDGRFDETYSEAALARVPLFSAPFSTVSRWNGMGVFPKEDREKLVEWVNRAHQKGKKIRFWGTPDNEAVWKELMAVGVDWIGTDNPQALTNYFKSAKPADSQYTNTLAPYTPYQPTYKSDGQAKTPKNIILLIGDGMGLAQMQTGLIANRGKLHLALFKQLGLIQTQPSETYITDSAAAGTALATGYKTKNGTIGMDATLVARPSLTVAAKERGKKCAVISSGPITDATPAVFYAHRPKRSMQEEIAADFLKEPLDILAGGGSKYFFERKDKANLGDSLQARRYEVIRKYADIAKKNKAERFVVLDDQAALSYEKGRGDFLPLTVRESINHLNKTAKKGFFMMAEGAQIDYAGHANNTGYVANEVMDFDRAVGEALRFADQDGQTLVIVTADHETGGMSITGGNESEGMILGNFASKGHSAIMVPVYAYGPQSQQFGGIYQNTELSNRIRQLLEAAK, via the coding sequence ATGAAACATTTTTTTCTTGCTGCCTTCATTGCCTCTCTGACATCGCTGTCAGGTCTAAGCCAAATCACCTACACTGCCGCCAATGTGCATTCGCACAATGACTACGCCCAGGCCAAGCCTTTTTTTGGGGCGTACGCACTCCAATGCGGTGCCATTGAAGCAGATGTCTATTTCAAAGACGGCGAGCTTATGGTAGCGCATCAGCCCGACGAAATCAAGCCCGAACGCACCCTGCATGCACTGTATCTGCAACCCCTCGCGGCTCGGCATCGGGAAGGCCTGATCTATCCTCTGCAATTACTGATTGACCTCAAAACGCCCGCCGTGCCCGCATTAGAAACCCTGATCAATCATCTGAATCGATTGCCTTATGTGTTTGGCAATAGTAAGCCGGTTAAAGTAGTGATCAGCGGCAATATGCCTTCACCCAATGATTTTGCCAAATACCCTGCCTGGGTTTCATTCGACGGGCGGTTTGATGAAACCTATTCTGAGGCCGCTCTGGCGCGTGTGCCGTTGTTCAGTGCACCGTTCAGCACCGTTTCGCGTTGGAACGGTATGGGAGTGTTTCCTAAAGAAGACCGTGAAAAATTGGTTGAATGGGTGAATCGTGCCCATCAAAAAGGGAAAAAGATCCGTTTTTGGGGTACACCGGACAATGAAGCCGTTTGGAAAGAACTGATGGCCGTTGGAGTGGATTGGATCGGTACGGATAATCCGCAGGCCCTGACAAACTACTTTAAAAGCGCCAAACCTGCCGACAGCCAATACACTAACACTCTTGCTCCATATACCCCCTATCAGCCTACCTATAAAAGTGACGGACAGGCCAAAACGCCCAAAAACATCATTTTACTGATCGGTGACGGAATGGGGCTCGCCCAAATGCAAACCGGTCTGATTGCCAACCGAGGAAAACTGCATTTGGCGTTGTTTAAGCAACTGGGATTGATACAAACCCAACCCTCCGAGACCTATATTACCGATTCTGCCGCTGCCGGAACGGCTCTTGCCACCGGCTATAAGACCAAAAACGGTACTATCGGCATGGATGCGACCCTGGTGGCTCGCCCGTCTCTGACGGTAGCGGCAAAAGAACGGGGAAAGAAATGCGCCGTTATTTCATCGGGCCCGATCACCGATGCCACGCCGGCCGTATTTTACGCCCACCGGCCCAAGCGAAGTATGCAGGAAGAAATTGCCGCCGATTTTCTTAAAGAACCGCTTGACATATTGGCAGGCGGGGGCAGTAAGTATTTTTTTGAACGCAAAGACAAAGCCAATCTGGGCGATTCTCTTCAAGCCCGCCGGTATGAAGTGATCCGTAAATATGCCGACATTGCCAAAAAAAATAAAGCCGAGCGATTCGTAGTTTTAGACGACCAAGCGGCTTTATCTTACGAAAAAGGCCGGGGGGACTTTTTACCACTAACGGTCAGAGAAAGCATCAATCACCTCAACAAAACGGCAAAAAAAGGCTTCTTCATGATGGCAGAAGGCGCACAGATCGACTACGCGGGCCATGCCAATAACACAGGATACGTAGCCAATGAAGTGATGGATTTTGACCGGGCCGTAGGAGAAGCCCTGCGGTTTGCCGATCAGGATGGGCAAACACTCGTCATTGTCACGGCCGATCACGAAACAGGGGGTATGAGCATAACGGGTGGCAACGAATCCGAAGGAATGATCCTTGGGAATTTTGCTTCCAAAGGCCACTCCGCCATTATGGTCCCTGTCTATGCTTATGGCCCCCAATCACAGCAATTTGGGGGTATCTACCAAAACACAGAACTGTCTAACCGTATTCGTCAACTGCTCGAAGCCGCAAAATAA
- a CDS encoding DUF3817 domain-containing protein, which translates to MIHLLKDTLGRLRIIGFLEGISFLVLLFIAMPLKYMAGQPMAVKITGMAHGLLFVLYILYVLMAKIEYRWSFKKAGLALVASLVPFGTFWADVKLFR; encoded by the coding sequence ATGATTCATTTATTAAAAGACACCCTTGGTCGCCTGCGTATTATCGGCTTTCTGGAAGGGATCTCATTTCTCGTACTCCTGTTCATTGCCATGCCGCTCAAATACATGGCCGGTCAGCCGATGGCCGTTAAGATCACGGGCATGGCTCATGGCTTACTCTTTGTGCTGTATATTTTGTATGTACTCATGGCCAAGATAGAATACCGGTGGTCATTTAAAAAGGCAGGACTGGCATTGGTTGCTTCGTTAGTACCGTTCGGTACATTTTGGGCCGATGTAAAGCTTTTTCGATAA
- a CDS encoding glycerate kinase: MKFLLAPDKFRGSLTAYEVCQAMSEGIREIIPEAEIAVLPMADGGEGTAEILTLNAGGKMHTAFVSDPLGRTIEAEYGLSADGKTAFVEMATASGLRLLQADERNPLKTTTFGTGQLMLDALQKGARHVILGIGGSATTDGGVGMAAALGWQFLDQQGHELPPTGESLINISQILPPRKRTELTVEVACDVTAPLFGNDGAAHVYAPQKGANAEMVAQLEAGLQHLAKVVERDFGVDIAQVPGTGAAGGLGFGALFFLNASLKEGVKIVMEQTRFEAQLTDADLVLTGEGKIDGQTLQGKLIAGIAGAAQKKNIPVAALCGALMVSPSDLQSLGITYATSVLPHPMTLSEAIPYAYEGVRNSTRYLVNFLYKIKNTPHK, translated from the coding sequence ATGAAATTCCTGCTCGCTCCCGATAAATTCCGAGGTTCACTGACGGCATACGAAGTGTGTCAAGCCATGAGCGAGGGAATCCGCGAAATCATTCCGGAGGCAGAAATCGCGGTACTTCCCATGGCCGACGGCGGAGAAGGCACTGCTGAGATACTGACCCTCAATGCCGGCGGTAAAATGCATACCGCTTTTGTTTCCGACCCCTTAGGGCGCACTATTGAAGCGGAATACGGACTGTCGGCGGATGGAAAAACGGCCTTTGTAGAGATGGCAACCGCTTCGGGTTTGAGACTGCTTCAGGCCGATGAACGCAATCCTCTTAAAACAACGACCTTCGGCACGGGCCAACTTATGCTGGATGCTTTGCAGAAAGGGGCCCGCCATGTGATTCTCGGCATTGGAGGCAGCGCTACCACCGATGGAGGAGTCGGGATGGCTGCGGCACTGGGATGGCAATTCCTGGACCAACAGGGGCATGAATTGCCGCCAACGGGCGAAAGTTTAATCAATATTTCTCAAATCCTGCCGCCGCGGAAACGCACCGAATTAACGGTTGAAGTAGCCTGCGACGTAACGGCGCCGCTGTTTGGTAACGATGGAGCAGCCCATGTATATGCACCGCAAAAAGGGGCAAATGCCGAAATGGTGGCCCAACTTGAAGCAGGGCTGCAACATTTGGCAAAGGTGGTTGAGCGTGATTTCGGCGTGGATATAGCTCAGGTGCCGGGTACCGGGGCCGCAGGGGGCTTAGGTTTCGGAGCCTTATTTTTTTTGAATGCCAGCCTGAAAGAAGGCGTTAAGATCGTCATGGAACAAACCCGTTTTGAGGCCCAATTGACCGATGCTGACCTGGTCCTGACCGGAGAAGGAAAAATAGACGGGCAAACCTTACAGGGAAAACTGATCGCAGGGATCGCGGGAGCCGCTCAAAAAAAAAATATCCCCGTCGCGGCTTTGTGCGGGGCTTTGATGGTCTCTCCCTCAGACCTGCAATCGCTGGGTATCACGTATGCCACTTCGGTGTTACCTCATCCCATGACCCTCAGCGAAGCCATTCCGTATGCGTATGAAGGTGTTAGAAACAGTACCCGTTACTTGGTAAATTTCTTATATAAAATAAAAAATACCCCACATAAATGA